Proteins co-encoded in one Synechococcus elongatus PCC 6301 genomic window:
- a CDS encoding o-succinylbenzoate synthase produces MSFRFAFRPYQRRLRQPLRTARDAQITVRLGIWLRLETDTEVRWGEIAPWPSFGSETLAEAIAFCEAFPPDPEWEDLATAPDSLPACQFGFGCLRESNATDFLPTSAVLLPAGAAALTAIATASPATTYKWKIGLDLESELDLLPQLDRLLPSAAKLRLDANGGLTKAQADRLLQVLTAINERRSGRIEWLEQPLDPSQVDDLLQLVQDWPLVAIALDESVSQLSSLQFWQAQGWPGLYVLKPAIAGWPQTVRQFCQVHHLPVVVSSMFESPIGWRAVAAIAAQLGRADQAQGLGTTAWFTDDWESKTAAALWQHP; encoded by the coding sequence ATGAGTTTTCGGTTCGCGTTTCGGCCCTATCAGCGCCGCTTGCGGCAACCCCTCCGTACTGCGCGGGATGCCCAGATCACGGTGCGATTGGGGATTTGGTTGCGCCTCGAAACCGACACGGAAGTCCGCTGGGGCGAAATTGCGCCTTGGCCCTCCTTCGGCAGTGAGACTTTGGCAGAGGCGATCGCTTTCTGCGAGGCTTTTCCCCCAGACCCTGAGTGGGAGGATCTCGCCACGGCGCCCGACTCGCTGCCAGCTTGTCAGTTTGGCTTTGGTTGCCTGCGGGAATCGAACGCTACTGACTTTCTCCCGACCAGTGCGGTGCTGCTACCTGCTGGGGCTGCTGCTTTGACCGCGATCGCGACGGCATCGCCTGCCACCACCTACAAGTGGAAAATCGGTCTGGATCTGGAAAGCGAACTAGATCTTCTTCCGCAACTCGATCGCCTGTTACCCTCAGCAGCAAAGCTGCGGCTGGATGCCAATGGCGGTCTGACCAAAGCACAAGCTGATCGCTTGCTACAAGTGCTGACTGCGATTAACGAACGTCGGTCTGGTCGGATTGAGTGGCTAGAGCAACCGCTGGATCCTAGTCAAGTCGATGACCTTCTCCAACTCGTGCAGGACTGGCCGCTGGTCGCGATCGCGTTGGATGAATCAGTGAGTCAGCTGTCATCCCTGCAGTTTTGGCAGGCCCAAGGCTGGCCCGGACTTTATGTCCTCAAACCGGCGATCGCGGGCTGGCCCCAAACCGTCCGGCAGTTTTGTCAGGTGCATCACCTGCCCGTCGTGGTCTCATCAATGTTTGAAAGTCCCATTGGTTGGCGAGCGGTTGCCGCGATCGCGGCGCAACTGGGGCGAGC
- the malQ gene encoding 4-alpha-glucanotransferase → MFTRAAGILLHPTSLPGPFGSGDLGPASRQFLDWLATAGQQLWQVLPLGPTGYGYSPYLCYSALAGNPALISPELLAEDGWLQESDWADCPAFPSDRVDFASVLPYRDQLLRRAYSQFLQRAASSDRQLFQAFCEQEAHWLDDYALFMAIKLASQGQPWTEWPEALRQRQPQALAKARDRWGGEIGFQQFLQWQFREQWLALREEAQARHISLIGDIPIYVAHDSADVWANPQFFALDPETGAVDQQAGVPPDYFSETGQLWGNPVYNWAALQADGYRWWLQRLQQLLSLVDYIRIDHFRGLEAFWSVPAGEETAIDGEWVKAPGADLLSTIRQKLGALPILAEDLGVITPEVEALRDRFELPGMKILQFAFDSGAGNAYLPHNYWGRRWVAYTGTHDNDTTVGWFLSRNDSDRQTVLDYLGAESGWEIEWKLIRLAWSSTADWAIAPLQDVFGLDSSARMNRPGQATGNWDWRFSADWLTGDRAQRLRRLSQLYGRCR, encoded by the coding sequence GTGTTTACACGAGCCGCCGGCATTTTGTTACATCCCACTTCGTTGCCGGGGCCATTCGGCAGCGGCGACCTTGGTCCGGCCTCGCGGCAGTTTCTTGACTGGTTGGCAACGGCGGGACAACAACTGTGGCAAGTGTTGCCCCTTGGGCCGACAGGCTATGGCTATTCGCCTTACCTCTGCTATTCCGCCTTGGCTGGCAATCCCGCTCTGATCAGCCCTGAACTCTTGGCAGAAGATGGCTGGCTCCAAGAATCGGACTGGGCAGACTGTCCTGCTTTTCCGAGCGATCGCGTCGATTTTGCCAGCGTCTTGCCCTATCGCGATCAACTGCTGCGCCGTGCCTACAGCCAATTCCTGCAAAGAGCGGCTTCCAGCGATCGCCAACTCTTTCAAGCTTTCTGTGAACAGGAAGCCCATTGGCTGGATGACTACGCCCTGTTCATGGCGATTAAGCTGGCTAGCCAAGGTCAGCCTTGGACAGAATGGCCGGAAGCGCTGCGTCAGCGGCAACCTCAAGCCTTGGCTAAAGCCCGCGATCGCTGGGGCGGCGAAATTGGCTTCCAGCAGTTTCTGCAGTGGCAATTTCGCGAGCAGTGGTTGGCCCTGCGGGAAGAAGCCCAAGCCCGCCATATTTCGCTGATTGGCGATATTCCGATCTACGTCGCTCATGACAGTGCGGACGTTTGGGCCAATCCTCAGTTCTTTGCCCTCGATCCTGAAACGGGCGCAGTTGATCAGCAGGCCGGTGTGCCGCCTGACTATTTCTCCGAAACCGGCCAACTCTGGGGCAATCCCGTCTACAACTGGGCTGCGCTGCAGGCGGATGGCTATCGCTGGTGGTTGCAACGGCTGCAACAGCTCCTCAGCTTAGTGGACTACATTCGCATCGACCACTTCCGCGGTTTAGAGGCGTTTTGGTCGGTTCCCGCTGGTGAAGAAACGGCGATCGACGGAGAGTGGGTCAAAGCCCCAGGCGCTGATCTGCTGAGCACGATTCGCCAAAAACTGGGAGCGCTACCGATTCTGGCAGAGGATCTCGGTGTGATTACGCCGGAGGTGGAAGCGCTGCGCGATCGCTTTGAGCTGCCGGGCATGAAGATTCTGCAGTTCGCCTTTGACTCTGGGGCCGGCAATGCCTATCTACCGCACAACTACTGGGGTCGTCGCTGGGTGGCTTACACCGGCACCCACGACAATGACACGACCGTCGGCTGGTTCCTGTCCCGCAATGACAGCGATCGCCAAACGGTGCTGGATTATCTGGGCGCAGAGTCGGGCTGGGAAATTGAGTGGAAGCTGATCCGCTTGGCTTGGAGCTCGACGGCAGATTGGGCGATCGCACCGCTCCAAGATGTCTTCGGGCTGGATAGCAGCGCCCGCATGAATCGACCGGGGCAAGCCACCGGCAACTGGGACTGGCGCTTCAGTGCCGACTGGCTGACGGGCGATCGTGCCCAACGCCTGCGGCGACTCTCGCAGCTCTATGGACGCTGTAGATGA
- a CDS encoding YebC/PmpR family DNA-binding transcriptional regulator, whose translation MAGHSKWANIKRQKARVDAKKAQVFARLSRAMIVAARQGLPDPAANFQLRTAIEKAKAAGIPNDNIERAIAKGAGTLSGDGRQFESVRYEGYGPSGIAILIEALTDNRNRTAANLRAAFSKQGGNLGETGCVSWMFRQRGVVQLTGAIAEADLLKALLDLPAESYDLDESGAIVYCSIADLEALSTQLRQLGYPVEDSELRWIPNDYQLVTDGEQARSLLRLLDTLETLEDVCSVTANLELPPELVTALEATL comes from the coding sequence ATGGCTGGTCACAGTAAATGGGCCAATATCAAGCGCCAAAAAGCGCGAGTTGATGCCAAAAAAGCACAGGTTTTTGCCAGACTTTCGCGGGCGATGATTGTTGCAGCTCGACAAGGACTGCCGGATCCTGCCGCCAATTTTCAGCTACGGACGGCGATCGAAAAAGCCAAGGCGGCCGGCATCCCTAATGACAACATTGAGCGAGCGATCGCCAAAGGGGCAGGCACCCTCAGCGGCGACGGGCGGCAATTTGAGTCAGTGCGCTACGAAGGCTATGGCCCCAGCGGTATCGCCATTTTGATCGAAGCCCTAACCGATAACCGCAACCGTACCGCCGCCAATCTCCGCGCCGCTTTTAGTAAGCAGGGTGGCAATTTGGGCGAGACCGGCTGTGTCAGTTGGATGTTTCGCCAGCGCGGCGTGGTTCAGCTGACTGGGGCAATCGCTGAGGCGGATCTACTAAAAGCCTTACTGGATCTGCCGGCTGAGTCCTATGACCTCGATGAGAGTGGCGCGATCGTCTACTGCAGCATTGCCGATCTCGAAGCGTTATCTACACAACTGCGGCAACTGGGCTACCCCGTCGAGGATAGTGAACTGCGCTGGATTCCCAACGACTATCAATTGGTCACGGACGGGGAACAGGCGCGATCGCTCCTGCGCTTATTAGACACCCTCGAAACCCTCGAGGACGTCTGCAGCGTCACCGCCAATCTCGAACTCCCGCCCGAACTGGTCACCGCCCTTGAGGCCACGCTCTAG
- a CDS encoding chemotaxis protein CheW produces the protein MADPISTEPQSQGDPYLAFQVSKGEIFAFAATSVREVILQPADSITPMPNVAKQVLGMFNLRGRVIWVGDLAQLLGLPSQFRSDRPEVPLLAIEHGNVLMAVMIDQLGGMVWLNRQELQPISGPAKLQTFCRGERPATETGRAIRVLDPTVILNPQHWSL, from the coding sequence ATGGCCGATCCCATCTCCACCGAGCCCCAGTCGCAGGGGGATCCCTATCTTGCTTTTCAAGTCAGCAAGGGGGAAATTTTTGCGTTTGCGGCAACTAGCGTGCGAGAAGTGATTCTCCAACCCGCTGATTCGATCACGCCAATGCCCAATGTTGCTAAGCAGGTCTTGGGTATGTTCAATTTACGCGGTCGCGTGATTTGGGTAGGTGACCTAGCTCAGTTGTTGGGCCTGCCGAGTCAATTCCGCTCGGATCGTCCCGAGGTGCCGCTGCTGGCGATCGAGCATGGCAATGTTCTGATGGCCGTGATGATCGATCAACTCGGCGGCATGGTTTGGTTGAATCGACAGGAGCTACAGCCGATTAGCGGCCCTGCAAAACTCCAGACCTTTTGTCGGGGTGAACGCCCTGCCACGGAAACTGGGCGGGCAATCCGTGTCTTAGACCCCACCGTTATCCTCAACCCCCAGCACTGGTCCCTCTAG
- a CDS encoding methyl-accepting chemotaxis protein codes for MTSMASEDRSLSYEQVEQEYLSGHYSEAAELAEALVQTEPQNPRLRLLRGHIFYSLGRNDQARVEYELIRGITPDPDILEQALLGMDRCDSRPHEDVSSDMEGTVIVPIGAALPVIEQVDPSALALDLPPLSGTDTIAEEPSSDRDDGDNPFATDPASPAASETEAEAPAWLADIEESAFSSTDESSPEPWAEAAEAEETAVAEPAVEEAIAPAAETLIASEPEAIPEPLSPEVDLAESQPPITADETVVEVDLAAEFAALAEPEEVASEPAASTAGLEEPGPVSFDAIADEVAKEVLGAAETAVAPQPELKASPAPVLENLPTPPNLAEAAAIARQPVTSPLRPQETKANRAAVAATPASNAPKALPTPPKQTAETRVGLIALVSALAAAAVGVVGWQASTPEARNRVVLASMASMAVAGAASAGIALQLQNRTGKRYRDLLERLNEQCQQMSNGDFETPLQVGGNDDVGMLALRFDRMRSVLGDRINRQEKRLTTLEQQREGLQNQVIRLLDDVEGVAHGDLTVQAEVTADVLGAVADSFNLTIQNLREIVAQVRDAALQVNAAATDNEQSAKNLSAEALHQAEELAAALNSVQVMTESIQRVAISASEAESVARAASQTALKGGEAVDKTLSGILRIRETVAETTRKVKKLAESSQEISKIVALISQVASRTNLLALNASIEAARAGQAGRGFAIVADEVRQLADRAAKSSKEIEQIVLKIQSETGLVMTAMEEGTQQVIQGTRLAEQARGALDEIIQVSTKIDDLVQSITADTVQQTAMSRSMAEVMQSVETTAQNTSQEAQQVAASLQGLVNIAGTLRESVDRFRLQASAAKEN; via the coding sequence ATGACTTCGATGGCATCTGAAGACCGCAGCCTCTCCTACGAGCAAGTTGAACAGGAGTACCTCAGTGGCCACTACAGTGAAGCAGCTGAGCTAGCTGAGGCACTGGTTCAGACTGAGCCGCAGAATCCTCGCCTGCGCTTGCTGCGCGGTCATATCTTCTACAGCTTGGGGCGCAATGACCAAGCACGGGTCGAGTACGAGCTGATCCGGGGAATCACGCCCGATCCCGACATTCTCGAGCAGGCTCTGCTGGGAATGGACCGTTGTGATAGCCGCCCCCACGAGGACGTTAGTTCGGATATGGAAGGCACGGTGATTGTGCCGATTGGGGCAGCTTTGCCGGTGATCGAACAAGTGGATCCGTCGGCCCTAGCACTCGATTTGCCCCCGCTGAGTGGTACGGATACGATCGCAGAGGAACCTAGCTCCGATCGCGATGATGGCGACAATCCTTTTGCCACCGATCCGGCTAGCCCTGCCGCCTCTGAGACCGAGGCTGAGGCACCAGCCTGGTTAGCGGACATAGAAGAATCAGCATTTTCGTCCACGGATGAATCGAGTCCCGAACCTTGGGCAGAGGCTGCGGAAGCTGAAGAGACAGCGGTAGCGGAGCCAGCAGTAGAGGAAGCGATCGCCCCAGCGGCAGAAACGCTGATCGCCAGTGAGCCTGAGGCGATTCCAGAGCCGCTGTCGCCAGAAGTCGATCTTGCTGAATCGCAGCCGCCGATCACAGCGGACGAGACTGTCGTAGAAGTTGATCTGGCCGCAGAGTTCGCCGCCTTGGCTGAGCCAGAAGAGGTTGCCAGTGAGCCAGCCGCTTCTACTGCTGGGCTGGAGGAACCGGGGCCGGTCAGTTTTGACGCGATCGCTGATGAAGTGGCCAAAGAGGTGCTCGGTGCAGCAGAAACTGCCGTTGCGCCTCAGCCCGAGCTGAAAGCCAGTCCTGCCCCCGTTCTCGAGAACCTACCCACGCCGCCCAACCTCGCTGAAGCTGCCGCGATCGCTCGGCAACCAGTGACGTCCCCGCTGCGCCCCCAAGAGACCAAAGCCAATCGGGCAGCTGTTGCGGCCACTCCTGCCAGCAATGCACCCAAAGCCTTACCAACCCCGCCCAAGCAAACAGCAGAAACCCGTGTTGGCTTAATCGCCCTGGTCTCAGCCCTAGCTGCTGCTGCCGTAGGGGTGGTTGGCTGGCAAGCTTCAACACCCGAAGCCCGCAACCGCGTTGTGCTCGCCAGCATGGCCAGCATGGCTGTGGCTGGGGCTGCCTCTGCTGGTATTGCTCTGCAGCTGCAGAACCGGACGGGCAAGCGCTACCGCGATCTGCTGGAGCGACTTAATGAACAGTGCCAGCAGATGAGTAATGGCGACTTTGAAACGCCTCTCCAAGTCGGTGGCAACGATGATGTCGGGATGTTGGCCCTGCGCTTCGATCGTATGCGCAGTGTCTTGGGCGATCGCATCAACCGCCAAGAGAAGCGCCTGACCACCCTAGAGCAGCAACGGGAAGGCCTCCAAAACCAGGTGATTCGTCTGCTGGACGACGTAGAGGGGGTAGCCCACGGTGACTTGACCGTTCAGGCTGAGGTGACGGCCGACGTTCTCGGGGCCGTGGCGGACTCGTTCAACCTGACGATTCAGAACCTACGCGAGATCGTGGCCCAGGTGCGCGATGCAGCACTGCAGGTCAACGCAGCCGCAACCGACAACGAACAGTCCGCGAAAAACCTGTCAGCGGAAGCGCTCCACCAAGCCGAGGAACTCGCCGCTGCCCTCAACTCAGTCCAGGTGATGACGGAGTCGATTCAACGGGTTGCCATCAGTGCCAGCGAAGCGGAGTCGGTCGCCCGCGCTGCTTCGCAAACAGCTCTCAAGGGCGGTGAGGCGGTTGACAAGACCCTCTCAGGGATTTTGCGGATTCGCGAAACGGTGGCCGAAACAACCCGCAAGGTGAAGAAGCTGGCCGAGTCTTCCCAAGAAATTTCCAAGATCGTGGCGCTGATCTCGCAGGTCGCTTCACGAACCAACCTGTTGGCACTCAACGCCAGCATTGAGGCAGCTCGGGCCGGTCAAGCCGGACGAGGGTTTGCGATCGTTGCGGATGAGGTTCGCCAGCTGGCCGATCGCGCCGCGAAGTCCTCGAAGGAGATTGAGCAGATCGTGCTCAAGATTCAGAGTGAGACAGGTTTGGTAATGACTGCCATGGAGGAGGGTACCCAGCAGGTGATTCAAGGGACGCGACTGGCAGAACAGGCCCGTGGTGCTCTTGATGAAATCATTCAGGTTTCGACCAAAATTGACGACCTTGTCCAATCGATTACGGCCGACACTGTGCAACAGACCGCCATGTCTCGCAGCATGGCCGAGGTGATGCAGTCGGTGGAGACCACCGCTCAAAACACCTCTCAAGAGGCGCAGCAAGTGGCTGCTTCCCTGCAGGGCTTGGTAAATATTGCAGGGACGTTGCGAGAGTCTGTGGACCGCTTCCGCCTACAAGCATCGGCTGCTAAGGAGAACTGA
- a CDS encoding hybrid sensor histidine kinase/response regulator, protein MSSTSDNVLRSLFLRETRENLQLLTQMIGQMEAGLPDAKTFADASRAAHSLKGGAALLKFETFRQLAAGLETCLSLLSEAELPDYEVSLPLFQRAAALLITATDRIEAGVEEQAVVPEEGNPLIEQLQVLQEMLQAAVQVPPDQSAVTSTLEDLLTQDFETVLLPPTPDLEQTLDQLLGDLEETPSPIAGQGSDGDRPALEDLNFDLEDWIEASEEESETVEIDIVAQVKALEAAIADLTQHPHEQPLSLGIKDDILSAVIQAAPRLPVALTLEPVAKARTQDNGKTPVVFEQTLRVPVRQLDNLSNLVGEIVVSRNTLESDQSHLRETLENLMLQVHQLGDLGERMRELYERSLLETALAARRQLVGSSTAAGSAGASTFPTEQFDDLELDRFSGFHSISQEMMELLVRLREAASDIDFMVNEPFDQLTRNFQQITLQLQSELNQTRMVPFSDLTDQLPRAVREISRRCGKGARLEIEGKDILIDKMILQKLQAPMTHLINNALSHGIETAEIRQYRNKSAEGTLVVRASLQGNRTLITVTDDGAGIDAEQVKLKALARGLITPEEAAGMRVREIYELLFRPGFSTRDQADELAGRGVGLDVVRRALHEIQGEIVVDSELGKGTTFTFRLPLALSITKALTCLHERARLALPMDSVEEMLDIPQQRLAMDPQGQLRLDWHNLSLPVFPLSSLLDFHLPFGRSRYYNSLGDDGVVSIVVLRNDNEYLAVQTDQIEGEREIVIKQIEGPIAKPLEILGITVRSDGQVMPIVDVLELFDIAYGRVRQRQVAPVAPSAGETRTNTEPMVLIVDDSITVRELLSMTFKKAGYVVEQARNGQEALKKLYSGLPCDLVFCDIEMPKMNGLELLERLQADPKLRSLPVAMLTSRGADRHRQIAAHLGARAYFTKPYLKEQLLEASARLRNGERLI, encoded by the coding sequence ATGTCGTCCACCAGTGATAACGTTTTGCGATCGCTGTTTCTACGAGAAACGCGTGAAAATCTCCAGCTGCTGACCCAGATGATTGGCCAGATGGAAGCTGGGCTGCCGGATGCAAAAACCTTTGCAGACGCTTCGCGGGCCGCGCATTCGCTCAAGGGTGGAGCCGCCCTGCTCAAGTTCGAAACCTTCCGGCAACTGGCAGCTGGACTCGAGACTTGCCTGTCTCTGCTATCTGAAGCCGAGTTGCCCGACTACGAGGTGAGTCTCCCGCTGTTTCAACGGGCCGCCGCGCTGCTGATTACGGCGACCGATCGCATTGAAGCGGGCGTTGAAGAGCAGGCTGTGGTGCCCGAGGAAGGGAACCCCCTGATTGAACAGCTCCAGGTTTTGCAGGAGATGCTGCAGGCAGCTGTGCAAGTGCCACCGGATCAATCCGCCGTTACCAGCACGCTCGAAGACTTGCTGACCCAAGATTTTGAGACAGTCTTGCTGCCGCCGACTCCTGATTTGGAGCAGACCCTCGATCAGCTCCTGGGCGACCTCGAGGAAACTCCCAGCCCGATCGCTGGCCAGGGAAGCGACGGCGATCGCCCAGCTTTAGAGGACCTCAACTTTGACCTCGAGGACTGGATTGAGGCCAGCGAAGAAGAGTCTGAGACGGTCGAAATCGACATTGTGGCCCAGGTCAAAGCCCTGGAAGCTGCGATCGCTGACTTGACGCAGCACCCCCACGAGCAGCCCCTCAGCTTGGGCATCAAGGACGACATTCTGAGTGCGGTCATCCAAGCCGCTCCCCGTCTGCCGGTGGCCCTGACGCTAGAGCCAGTGGCTAAGGCCCGTACCCAGGACAATGGCAAAACCCCCGTTGTCTTTGAACAGACTCTGCGGGTGCCGGTGCGTCAGTTGGATAACCTCAGCAACCTAGTCGGGGAGATTGTCGTCAGCCGGAATACCCTCGAAAGCGATCAGTCCCACCTACGGGAAACCCTCGAAAACCTGATGCTACAGGTGCACCAGCTGGGTGATTTGGGTGAGCGGATGCGGGAGCTCTACGAGCGATCGCTTCTGGAAACTGCCCTCGCTGCACGTCGCCAACTAGTTGGTAGTTCTACAGCCGCTGGCTCTGCCGGAGCTTCGACCTTTCCCACCGAGCAATTCGACGACCTCGAACTCGATCGCTTTAGTGGTTTCCATTCCATTTCTCAAGAAATGATGGAATTGCTAGTCCGTCTGCGCGAGGCAGCCTCGGACATTGACTTCATGGTCAATGAACCCTTTGACCAACTGACCCGCAACTTCCAGCAAATTACCCTGCAGTTGCAAAGCGAGTTGAACCAGACTCGAATGGTCCCCTTCTCGGACCTGACGGATCAACTGCCACGGGCTGTCCGCGAAATCTCACGGCGCTGTGGCAAGGGTGCCCGTCTGGAGATCGAAGGGAAAGACATCTTGATTGACAAGATGATCCTGCAGAAACTGCAGGCGCCCATGACTCACCTGATCAACAACGCCCTCAGTCATGGCATTGAAACGGCAGAAATTCGCCAATACCGCAATAAATCAGCGGAGGGAACCCTGGTCGTTCGTGCCTCACTCCAGGGCAATCGGACCCTAATCACTGTTACCGATGATGGGGCCGGGATCGATGCTGAGCAGGTCAAGCTCAAAGCTTTGGCACGGGGTTTGATCACCCCAGAAGAAGCCGCAGGGATGCGGGTGCGGGAGATCTATGAACTCCTGTTCCGACCCGGCTTCAGTACCCGAGATCAGGCCGATGAATTGGCGGGCCGCGGGGTGGGGCTAGATGTGGTTCGCCGGGCGCTCCATGAAATTCAGGGCGAGATCGTGGTGGATTCGGAGCTGGGGAAAGGGACAACCTTTACCTTCCGCTTGCCCCTCGCTCTCTCGATTACCAAGGCTTTGACCTGCCTCCACGAACGGGCGCGTTTGGCCCTCCCGATGGATAGCGTTGAGGAAATGCTGGATATTCCCCAGCAGCGCCTCGCGATGGATCCCCAGGGGCAGTTGCGCCTGGATTGGCACAATTTGTCGCTCCCCGTCTTCCCGCTCTCATCCCTCCTCGACTTCCATCTGCCGTTTGGGCGATCGCGCTATTACAACAGTCTGGGCGATGACGGTGTCGTCTCGATTGTCGTTCTGCGTAATGACAACGAGTACCTCGCCGTTCAGACCGATCAGATTGAAGGGGAACGGGAAATTGTGATCAAGCAGATCGAAGGTCCGATCGCCAAACCCCTCGAGATCTTGGGCATCACCGTCCGCTCTGACGGTCAGGTCATGCCGATCGTGGACGTCTTGGAACTGTTTGATATTGCCTACGGCCGCGTCCGTCAGCGTCAAGTAGCCCCCGTAGCCCCCAGTGCTGGCGAGACGAGAACCAATACAGAACCGATGGTGCTGATCGTCGATGACTCGATCACGGTGCGTGAGCTGCTGTCGATGACCTTCAAAAAGGCGGGCTATGTGGTGGAACAAGCGCGCAACGGCCAAGAAGCCCTAAAGAAGCTCTATTCGGGTCTGCCCTGCGATTTGGTTTTCTGCGATATCGAAATGCCGAAGATGAATGGGCTAGAGCTCTTAGAGCGGCTTCAGGCTGATCCCAAGCTGCGGAGTTTACCGGTGGCGATGCTGACATCGCGAGGCGCTGATCGCCATCGTCAAATTGCTGCCCACTTGGGCGCTCGGGCTTACTTCACAAAACCCTATCTAAAAGAGCAGCTGTTGGAAGCCTCGGCTCGCTTGAGAAATGGCGAACGACTCATTTAA
- a CDS encoding response regulator transcription factor — protein sequence MTSNPLDESMESLTVVPPAASPASRILVVEDEAVIRDMVALVLQQEGFTVDVAADGRTALNYFRSDSPEAGSVTENPDLVVLDLMLPAVNGLDFCRLLRRQGVTVPILMLSAKDTETDRVVGLEIGADDYLTKPFGTRELVARCRALLRRSQNQPAETPAVLRYEGLKLFPEECRVLLDDRELTLSPKEFRLLELFMRHPRRVWSRDQLLEKIWGIDFMGDSKTIDVHIRWLREKIEANPSNPSYLLTVRGFGYRLG from the coding sequence ATGACCTCCAACCCACTCGATGAATCCATGGAATCGCTGACCGTCGTGCCCCCAGCCGCGTCACCGGCGTCGCGCATCCTGGTGGTTGAAGATGAAGCCGTGATTCGGGACATGGTGGCGTTAGTGCTGCAGCAGGAGGGCTTCACGGTCGATGTGGCAGCGGACGGCCGAACTGCTCTCAATTACTTCCGCAGCGATAGTCCTGAGGCCGGATCGGTGACTGAAAACCCCGATCTCGTTGTCCTTGACCTGATGTTGCCGGCAGTCAATGGCCTAGATTTCTGCCGATTATTGCGGCGGCAGGGGGTGACAGTGCCGATTTTGATGCTCAGCGCCAAGGATACGGAAACCGATCGCGTGGTTGGGCTTGAAATTGGAGCCGATGATTATTTGACAAAACCCTTCGGTACCCGCGAGTTGGTGGCGCGGTGTCGAGCGCTGCTGCGGCGCAGCCAAAATCAGCCCGCCGAGACTCCTGCCGTGTTGCGCTACGAAGGCTTAAAACTTTTTCCAGAAGAATGTCGGGTCTTGCTAGACGATCGCGAGCTGACCTTGTCGCCCAAGGAGTTTCGGTTATTAGAGCTCTTCATGCGCCACCCGCGTCGGGTTTGGTCGCGCGATCAGTTGCTCGAAAAAATTTGGGGTATCGATTTCATGGGGGATAGCAAAACGATCGATGTGCATATCCGCTGGCTACGCGAAAAGATTGAAGCCAATCCCAGCAACCCCAGCTATCTGCTCACCGTTCGAGGCTTTGGCTACCGCCTAGGTTAG